A window from Salvia miltiorrhiza cultivar Shanhuang (shh) chromosome 2, IMPLAD_Smil_shh, whole genome shotgun sequence encodes these proteins:
- the LOC131007957 gene encoding uncharacterized protein LOC131007957, translating to MTDTARNLLHNYCHAHHPIILGIIEPKTNFLHIPASFWKSINLTPFHQNDRTPHASNIWILIATGVTCSLIMSTEQMVIVDILFSSYSFRVAIVHGSCNYITRRILWDDISSCMVPQMVILGDFNAVLGAHERRGRRLPSRISSRDFQAFIDRHTLIQAPTSGPFFTWTDRRKFPMTTESVLDRTLFSEDFAAQWHSSESRVLPRLGSDHAPILLKCSTPPNSSGTRPFRFLNMWSSHSDFIPMVQRSWAPVVDSNCLMVRMMHKLKRLRKELKIWNKSTFGNFNTSLEELYNKLSSLQTHIDNAGYSEELFDQEVELEASISVMLSRKDDLLRQKSRIRWLQDGDRNTQFYHNMVRMKRASHTIKHLEINDVLVDNNNTLVSHVENFYKSLFAADSNLGGDLSWISNYITSSLTVDQNSALVTCPTTTEIKAVVFAMDKDSAPGPDGFGGSFYRSAWDIIEHDFCSAIRRFFTHHYLPSGLNSNTLSLLPKKVDAKVISDYRPIVLGNFFYKVISKILAIRLNAAAATIVSNNQFGFILGRSIHECITLASEGANCMERSLHGKNMALKVDIHKAFDTLRWDFLLFVLQEFGFSNIFCSWIKTILSSARISIRFNGALYGYFDCGRGVRQGDPLSPILFALAEDVLSRIFLDAANRGLITGMRFSRYLSFPSHLLYADDVLLFCQASKRNCIMIDSILQLYATVSGQYCNKHKSTLYFGKGVSPGRRSRLQRVLDFNIGSMPFTYLGVPIFSGRPSSAKLRPIYDRILAHFPRWQGGQLSMAGRLCLVSSVINSAAVHSMLVYKWPAKLLHALDRACKAFIWTGSTLKKPSFSVSWNRARALKEHGGIGVKSFSDINNSFMFRLGWYIMNMNSFGYRLLRQKYLTQTMDWPSKWASSSIWTGVRRTIREIASNTFCTIGTGDTIYFWRDNWLGYRLIDKIQIPEFMTPYFSQKISDYYFDNKWHLTSSFMQSFPRISLDIISTPIPRLADDRSWIHSGFGNITAASAFAHIRPQFPKVDWGSWIWAPFIPARRSLFVWRTIVGKLPTFDMNRLFGIQGPNRCTLCSAAEETMDHVLLNCPFSASIWADVFRWFLIEKPLPLDVGSMIRFSIHQNNSKQVGNLWKAGVVSLLWSLWSHRNNVIHKNLAPSRHLILKQVRVFLGEAANNFVLGTMANSVSDLLILKNISIAGQPRKPLSYIYVAWHLPPPSWIKVNTDGSVREGRIHAGGVFRNAFNDVLGCYHFSGGQGVAFEAELLAIIIAIESVHRAKWERVWFESDSSYVVQLLQSHSETRNLGIKKTGGSDEDGPSTSRGAALKASARETKKQTKEPAKFRPEDFFRDHSGSGEGSIVEADELDQLMTDHCQLRKMFKDILKQNQKMEKEINDERAKNHTVIYFSDETCLDQLIMENSRLEEKPRIQEGDTDGIAKTAEKAKR from the exons ATGACGGACACGGCACGTAATTTGCTTCACAATTACTGTCATGCTCATCATCCTATTATCCTGGGCATTATTGAACCTAAGACTAACTTTCTTCATATTCCGGCCTCCTTCTGGAAATCTATCAATTTGACTCCTTTCCATCAAAATGATCGCACCCCTCATGCTTCCAACATCTGGATTCTAATCGCCACCGGGGTTACCTGCTCGTTGATCATGTCCACGGAGCAGATGGTTATTGTTGACATCTTGTTTTCTAGCTATTCTTTCAGAGTGGCTATTGTTCACGGGAGTTGTAATTATATCACTCGCAGGATTCTTTGGGATGATATCTCTTCTTGTATGGTCCCTCAAATGGTGATTCTTGGAGACTTTAACGCTGTGCTTGGAGCTCATGAGCGGCGTGGACGCCGGCTTCCCAGTCGTATTTCCAGTAGAGATTTTCAAGCTTTCATTGATCGTCATACTCTCATTCAAGCTCCCACCTCTGGGCCTTTTTTTACTTGGACGGACAGGCGCAAATTTCCAATGACTACTGAGTCTGTGCTGGACCGCACTCTTTTCTCCGAGGATTTTGCTGCGCAATGGCACTCTTCTGAGAGCCGGGTTTTGCCTCGTCTTGGCTCTGACCATGCTCCTATTTTGCTTAAATGTTCCACTCCTCCTAATTCCTCTGGCACTCGTCCTTTTCGTTTCCTCAACATGTGGAGTTCTCACTCTGACTTTATTCCAATGGTTCAACGTTCTTGGGCTCCTGTGGTTGATTCGAACTGCCTCATGGTGCGTATGATGCACAAGTTGAAACGTTTGAGGAAGGAACTCAAAATTTGGAATAAATCCACTTTTGGGAATTTCAACACTTCGCTTGAGGAGCTCTATAATAAGCTCTCTTCTCTTCAGACACATATCGATAATGCTGGCTATTCTGAGGAGCTCTTTGATCAAGAAGTTGAACTTGAAGCCTCTATCTCGGTCATGCTCTCTCGGAAAGATGACCTGCTTCGCCAGAAAAGTAGAATTCGATGGCTCCAGGATGGAGATCGAAATACTCAGTTTTATCATAACATGGTGAGAATGAAGCGCGCTAGTCATACCATCAAGCATCTTGAGATTAACGACGTTCTGGTTGATAATAATAACACTTTGGTGTCTCATGTGGAAAACTTTTATAAATCTCTTTTTGCGGCGGATTCGAATCTTGGGGGCGATCTTTCGTGGATTTCTAATTATATCACCAGTAGCCTCACTGTGGACCAGAACTCGGCTTTGGTTACTTGTCCGACTACGACGGAGATCAAAGCGGTGGTCTTTGCTATGGACAAAGATAGCGCTCCCGGCCCGGATGGCTTTGGAGGTAGTTTCTACCGTTCCGCTTGGGACATTATTGAGCATGATTTCTGTTCCGCCATCAGAAGATTCTTCACTCATCATTATCTCCCTTCGGGTCTCAATTCCAATACTCTGAGCCTTCTTCCCAAAAAAGTAGATGCAAAAGTTATCTCTGATTATCGGCCCATCGTTCTTGGCAATTTCTTTTACAAAGTTATTTCCAAGATTCTGGCGATCCGGCTGAATGCTGCTGCTGCCACCATCGTCTCCAACAATCAATTTGGCTTTATTTTGGGACGTTCTATTCATGAGTGTATCACTCTTGCCTCGGAAGGGGCGAACTGCATGGAGAGGTCTTTACACGGCAAAAACATGGCTCTTAAAGTCGACATTCATAAGGCCTTTGATACGCTTAGATGGGATTTTCTTCTGTTCGTGCTTCAAGAGTTTGGCTTCTCCAATATTTTCTGCTCTTGGATCAAAACTATTCTAAGCTCGGCTCGCATCTCTATTAGGTTCAATGGTGCGCTCTATGGCTATTTCGAttgcggccgcggggtaagacaaGGAGATCCTTTGTCTCCCATTCTTTTTGCCTTGGCGGAAGATGTTCTTAGCCGTATTTTTCTGGATGCTGCTAATCGGGGTTTAATCACTGGCATGCGTTTCTCGAGATATTTGAGTTTTCCTTCTCATCTGCTTTACGCTGACGATGTCCTCCTGTTCTGTCAGGCATCAAAGCGTAATTGCATTATGATAGACTCGATTCTTCAGCTATATGCCACGGTCTCTGGTCAATACTGCAACAAGCATAAGTCTACTCTTTACTTCGGGAAAGGGGTGTCTCCTGGGCGACGTTCTCGGCTTCAACGGGTTTTGGACTTCAACATTGGCTCCATGCCTTTCACATACTTGGGAGTGCCTATTTTCTCGGGACGACCTTCTTCTGCTAAGCTTCGACCTATCTATGATCGGATTCTTGCCCATTTCCCTAGGTGGCAAGGTGGTCAACTCTCTATGGCGGGCAGGCTCTGCTTAGTCTCTTCTGTTATCAACAGTGCTGCGGTACATAGCATGCTTGTTTATAAATGGCCAGCGAAACTTCTGCATGCTCTTGACAGAGCTTGTAAAGCGTTCATCTGGACTGGGAGTACTCTGAAGAAACCTTCTTTTTCTGTGAGTTGGAACAGAGCTCGTGCTCTGAAGGAACATGGCGGCATTGGAGTCAAATCTTTCTCTGATATCAATAATAGTTTCATGTTTCGGCTTGGTTGGTATATTATGAACATGAACAGCTTCGGCTATCGGCTGCTTCGTCAGAAATATCTCACTCAAACCATGGATTGGCCTTCCAAATGGGCGAGTTCGTCGATTTGGACTGGTGTTAGAAGGACGATTCGGGAGATTGCTTCGAATACCTTCTGCACGATTGGCACTGGAGATACGATTTATTTTTGGAGAGATAATTGGCTCGGATATCGGTTGATCGACAAAATTCAAATTCCGGAGTTCATGACACCTTATTTCTCTCAGAAAATTTCAGACTACTACTTTGATAATAAATGGCACCTCACTTCTAGTTTTATGCAGTCTTTCCCACGCATTTCTCTCGACATCATTTCTACCCCCATTCCTAGACTGGCGGACGACAGATCCTGGATACACTCGGGTTTCGGGAACATTACAGCTGCTTCGGCCTTTGCTCACATTCGACCTCAGTTCCCTAAGGTCGACTGGGGCTCCTGGATTTGGGCCCCTTTTATCCCCGCTAGGCGATCTCTCTTTGTCTGGCGCACTATTGTTGGCAAGCTTCCTACCTTTGATATGAACCGCCTCTTTGGTATTCAGGGGCCGAACCGCTGCACTTTATGCTCGGCAGCGGAAGAGACGATGGATCACGTTCTGTTAAACTGTCCATTCTCGGCTTCTATTTGGGCGGATGTCTTtcgttggtttttgattgagaaACCTTTGCCGTTGGACGTGGGCAGCATGATTCGCTTCTCTATCCACCAGAACAACAGCAAACAAGTTGGCAATTTGTGGAAAGCTGGGGTAGTCTCTCTTCTCTGGAGTCTCTGGTCTCACCGCAACAACGTCATACACAAAAATTTAGCACCTTCGCGCCACTTGATTCTCAAGCAGGTCCGGGTTTTTCTTGGTGAAGCTGCCAACAATTTTGTCCTTGGTACTATGGCCAACTCGGTTTCtgatcttctcattcttaagAATATTTCCATCGCTGGACAACCCAGGAAGCCTCTCTCCTATATTTACGTTGCTTGGCACCTTCCACCGCCgtcttggattaaagttaatactgatGGTTCGGTTCGTGAAGGGAGGATTCATGCGGGGGGCGTCTTTAGGAATGCCTTCAATGACGTTCTTGGTTGTTATCATTTCTCAGGCGGCCAGGGGGTTGCGTTCGAAGCAGAGCTTTTAGCTATTATTATTGCGATTGAATCTGTGCATCGTGCCAAATGggagagagtttggtttgaGTCGGACTCTTCTTACGTTGTTCAGCTTCTTCAGTCGCACTCTGAaacg agaaatcttggaatcaagaaaaCCGGAGGATCAGATGAAGACGGCccttcaacctcaagaggagcagcactgaaagcttcagcaagagaaaCCAAGAAGCAAACAAAGGAACCAGCGAAATTCAggccagaggacttcttca GAGATCATTCAGGATCTGGAGAAGGCTCAATCGTTGAAGCTGACGAGCtggatcagctcatgactgatcactgtcagttgagaaaAATGTTCAAAGAtatcctcaagcagaatcagaaaatggaaaaggagattaaTGATGAACGTGCCAAGAATCATACAGTCATCTACTTTTCGGATGAAACGTGTCTTGATcaactgatcatggagaacagtcgactggaagaaaagcccAGAATC